The following is a genomic window from Variovorax paradoxus.
CATCATCATGACCACGCTGGCCATGGGCGCCGGCATGCTGCCGATTGCGGTGGGCCTGGGCGCCGCCGACTCGAGTTTCCGTTCGCCGATGGCGATGGCGGTGATCGGGGGGCTGATTACCTCTACCGTGTTGAGTTTGCTGGTGGTGCCGGCTGTGTTCACTTATGTGGACGACATCGAGCACTGGATTCGGCGAACTGTGCGCAAGCTGCGGGGCCAGCCGGCTGATCCGCACATCGACGACGACCTGGTCGAAGCACCACGGACTTGAATGTGCCGCGCCCTCTCCTGCTGGCTGCGGGGAGGGCGTTGGTTTTTACGCCGTTGCTTGCGGGGTTTTTTTTGGGGCGCCGCTGTTTTGGGCGCCGCTGTTCAGGGCTTGTGCAAAGGCCACCGGGTACTCCCCTCCGCGAATGTCCCCCGGGGCTGCGCCCCTCCTCAAAGGAGGAGGCCGCAGGCCGGGGGACATTCGCGGAGCAAGGTACCCCGTCGGCGGGAGCGCCGCCCTGAACAGCGGCCACAAAGCGCTACGGCAGAACAGGCCAAGCCCGCTGCGGCTCCCGAATCTGCTCGAACGCACGAGACACGCGCAGCACACCGAGATCGTCAAAACGCTTCCCGGCAATCTGCAGCCCGATCGGGAGGCCGCCAGCCGAGTACCCGCAGTTCACCGAAGACGCAGGCTGCTCCGACATGTTGAACGGGACAGTGAACCCGATGTGCTCCAGCGGCCGCAGCGGATCGTTGGTCGGCGAAGGTGCTTCCGCGGCTGCGGGCATGTTGGGCGACACCGGCGAGATCACGTAGTCGAACCGTGCGCAGGCCTGCACCGCTGCCACGCGCGTTGCGTGGAACTGGCTGAAGCCGCGGAACACATGTTCGCCGCTGAACTCGGCCGCGCTCTCGGCCCACTCGCGAATGTAGGGCAGTACCTTGGCCCGCTGGTCGGCACGCAAGGCTTTCATGTCCACCAGCGAGCGCATGCGCCACAGATGATCCATGCCGTCGAGCATGGCCTGCGACATGAATGGCTGCATGGTTTCGACGATCGCACCGGCCTTCTCGAACAGACGGGCGGCACGCTCGACTGCTGCCTCGATCTCGGGCTCCACCGCCAGGCCGCAGCCCGCGTCGAGCAGCAGCCCGATGCGCAGCCCGCGCAAATGGTCGGGCGCGACATCGAAGCTCGCCCAATCGATGTCTTGCGGCGGCAGGCTCATGCTGTCGCGCGCGTCGGGCTTGGAGAGCACCTGCATCATCAGCGCAGCATCGGCCACGCTACGGGTCATGGGGCCCGCGGCGCGGCCCATGTACGGCGGGTCGATCGGAATCCGGCCCAGGCTCGGCTTCAGCGTGAAGATGCCGCACCAGCTTGCGGGCAGCCGCAGCGAGCCGCCGATATCGGTGCCGATGTGCAGCGGGCCGTAGCCCGCGGCAGCCGCTGCACCGGCACCGGCACTGGAGCCGCCCGGGGTCTTGCTCAGGTCCCACGGATTGCGCGCCAGCTTGTGAAAGCTCGAGAGCCCCGAAGACAGCATGCCGTAGTCCGGCATCGTGGTCTTGCTGACGATCACCGCGCCGGCTTCCTTCAGGCGCGCGGCCGGCGGTGCATCGGCGGTGGCAGGCTTCAGGTCGACGGCGGCTGTACCTGCCGGCATCGGGTCGCCGCGCGTGGCGATGTTTTCCTTGATGGTGGCGGGCACGCCGTCGAGCGGGCCCAGCGATTCGCCGCGCTGCCAGCGCGCTTCCGAAGCCCGCGCCTGTTCAAGCGCGGCTTCGGGCCTGAAGAGCCAAGTGGCCTGCAGCTTCGGTTCCCAGCGCTCGATGTGCGCGATGACGGCCTGCGTCACCTCGACCGGCGACAGGCGCTTGTCGCGGTAGGCGGCGGAGAGCTCCTGGGCGGAAAGGTCGTTCAATGCAGAGGAGGAAGAAGACACGTCCGCGCTCATCCCCATGACAGGGCCGACAGGTCGTTCACGAAGATCGGGTTCTCCTTCCAGAGGCCCTTCACGTTCTTCTTCGCAATGGTCGGGAACTGCGGCTGATACAGGAAGCCGTTGGCTGCATCGGCAGCCAGCATCTTCTGCGCTTCGCCGAGCAGCTTGTTGCGCTCGGCCGCATTGCCCGTGGACTTGATCTTGTCGAACAGCGTGTTGAAGGCTTTCGACTGGTAGCCCCAGTAGTAGTCAGCCTTGGCGTAGTTGCCGAGGTCGAAGGGCTCCACATGCGACACGATCGACAGGTCGTAGTCCTTGTTGCCGTAGGTGCCGCTGAGCCACTGGGCCCATTCGACGTTCTGCACCTTCACCGTGATGCCGATCTTGGCCAGCTGGGCCACGATCACTTCGCCGCCCTGGCGTGCATAGGGCGGCGGCGGCAGGGTCATGGTGAGTTCGAGCGGCGTCTTCACGCCGGCTTCGGCGAGCAGCTTCTTGGCTTTTTCAATGTCGAAGGGATTCACGGCGGTGGTGTCGACATAGCCCGCCGCGCCCGGCACGTAGTGGCTGCCGATAGGCACGCCGAAGCCGTCCGCCGCGCCTTCGATCACGGCCTTGCGGTCGATGGCCGAAAGGATGGCGCGCCGCACGCGCACGTCGTCCAGCGGCTTCTTCTTGTTGTTGATCGAGAGAATGGTCTTGGCGCGCGAGCCGGCCAGGATGGTCTGGAACTGCGGGTTGCTCTTGAACTGCGGCACCACGCGCGTGCCGATGCGCGTGAACACGTCGACGTCGCCGGCCAGCAGCGACGCGGCCTGCGCGGCGGCGTCGGCAATGAAGCGGAACGTGACCTTGTTGATCTTCGCGGTGCCGGGGCTGCGAAAGCCGTCCCACTTGCTCAGCGTGATCGACGAGCCCTTGGCCCAGTTGTCGAGCTTGTAGGGGCCGGTGCCCACCGGCTTGGTGGCGTTCGTGTCGGCGCTCTTGGGCTCGACGATCGCTGCGGTGGCCTGGCCCAGCACAAAGGGCAGGTCGGGGTCGATTTCCTTGTTGATGATGACGACGGTGTAGTCGTCGACCACCTGCGTGCTCAGGTTCGCGAAGGTGCGCTTGTCCTTGTTGGTGCTCTTCTCGCCACCGGCACGGTCGAAGGCGAACTTCACGGTGTTGGCGTTGAAGGGTTCGCCGTTCTGGTACTTGACGCCGCGCTTGAGCTTGAAGGTGTAGGTCTTCAGGTCGGGCGAGACTTCCCAGCTCTCGGCCAGGAGGGGCGTGACGTTGCCGTCGGCATTGATCTTGGTGAGCGTCTCGAGGATGTTGTAGTGCACCACTTCCCCGATCGCGGCCGCGGCACCCGCAGTGGGGTCGAGCCCCGGCGGCTCGAGCGCCATGCCGATCACGATGGCGTCCTTCCGCCCCTGCGCCATGCCGGTGACAGGGGTGGCCAGGGCAACGGTGGCGCCGGCGGTGGCAAGGAGGGTGCGACGATTCAGCATACGGTGTGATCTCCGGAAAAACTGGGTGTGCGATTTGGCTGCTTCAACGCGCACGGCGCCCCGAATGGAGGCGCCGCGGCGCGGAGCAAGAGCACGCAGCACGAAAGATGCCACGCGCGCAGCCAAAGTCATTCTCTCGCAGCGGGCGCGTTGCTGCTTGCCTGCAGCGGCGCTTTTTCCTCGGGACGTACCCGGATGCGGATTTGCGCGGCGTTTACTCAGGCGGCCAGCAGCGTGCCGCCTGCCGGCGTGCGCGGCACCGCGTCGAGCAGGGTGCGCGTGTACGGATGCTGCGCATTGCTGAAAAGCTCGCCGGGCGGCCCCTGTTCGACGATCTTGCCCTTCCACACCACGCAGACCTCGTCGCAGAGGTGGTTCACCACCGCGAGGTCATGGCTGATGAGCAGGTAGCTGATACCGAACTGCTGCTGCAGGTCTTGCATGAGGTTGAGCACCTGGGCCTGCACGGACACGTCGAGCGCGCTCACGGGTTCGTCGGCCACGATGAGCTTGGGGCGCGTGATGAGCGCTCGTGCAATCGCGATGCGCTGGCGCTGTCCGCCCGAAAATTCGTGCGGGTACTTGTCCATGTCGGTGGTGCGCAGGCCCACCGCGGCCAGGGCTTCGGAGGCGCGCTCGCGCTGCACGGCGCGGCTGGTTTCGGCCAGCGCCTCGAGCGGCTCGGCCACGATGCGCGCCACCGTCTGGCGCGGATCGAGCGAGCCGTAAGGGTCCTGGAACACCATCTGGAAGTCCCGCCGCGCCGTACGCAGTTCGCTTCGGGGCAGCTGGTGCAGGTCGCGGCCCAGCATGCGCACGCTGCCCGAAGTGGGCGCGTCGAGCGCCATCACCAGGCGTGCGATGGTCGACTTGCCCGAGCCCGATTCGCCGACGATGCCCAGGCTGCGGCCGGCCTCGACCTTGAAGCTCACGCCGTTCAGCGCCTTGACGAGCGGCGGCGGGCCAAAGAGCTTTTCGCGCGGCAGGGCGTAGTGGCGCACGAGGTCGGTCACCTCGAGCAGGGGCGCTGTGCTGATCGGTTGGCTCATGATGCGAGGGCGCCTTCCGCGGCAATCTCTTCGAGCCGGATGCACCGCACCGCATGGTCGTGCGGCAGCATCGTGGGCGGAGGCCGGGTCGCATGGCAGGCGTCGACGGTGTACTTGCATCGGCCCGCAAAAGGGCAACCTTGCGGCAGGTCGATCAGCTCGGGCACGCTGCCGCGGATGGTCGCCAGGCGAATGCCGCGTGGCGCGCCGAGTGCCGGCCGCGCCGCGAACAGGCCCTGCGTATACGGATGTGCGCGCTCTGCAAACACGGTGTCGGTCGGGCCGCTCTCGACCACGCTGCCGCCGTACATCACCAGCATCTTCGACACGCTCTGCGCGATCACGCCAAGGTCGTGCGAGATCAGGATCAGCGCCATGCCGCGCTCCGCGACCAGACCTTGAATGAGCTCGAGGATCTGCTTCTGGATCGTGACGTCGAGCGCGGTGGTGGGCTCGTCGGCAATGAGCAGGTCGGGGCCGCAGGCCAATGCCATGGCAATGCCGATGCGCTGGCGTTGCCCGCCCGAAAACTGATGCGGATAAGCATCGAGCCGCGAAGCCGCATCGGGAATGCCCACGCGCTCCAGCAATGCCAGCACCTCCTTGCGTGCGTCGGCGCCTGTGAGGCCGCGATGCAGGCGCAGCGGCTCGCCGACCTGGCGCGCAATGGTGTGCACCGGGTTCAGTGCCGTCATCGGCTCCTGGAAGATCATGCCGATGCGGTTGCCGCGAATCTTGCACATGGCCTTTTCGCCCAGGCCCACGAGCTCGGTGCCGTCGAAGCGGATGCTGCCTGTGACCTTTGCGGTGGCGGGCAGCAGGCCCATGAGCGATTGCACCGTGATCGATTTGCCGCAGCCCGATTCACCCACGATGCCCAGCGTTTCGCCGCGCTCGAGCGTGAAGCCGATGCCGCGCACGGCCTCGGCGGGGCCGCGCTGTGTTTGCAGCTCGACGTGCAGGTCTTTGACTTCGAGAAGAGGCATGGCTTAACGCGCCCTCGCAAGGCGCGGGTCGAGCAGGTCGCGCAGGCCGTCGCCGAGCAGGTTGAGCCCCAGCACCGCCAGCGCAATGGCCATGCCCGGAAACACCGCAAGCAGGGGCGACTGGAACATCATGGTCTGCGCCTCGTTGAGCATGCGGCCCCACGAGGCCTGCGGCGGCTGTGTGCCCAGACCGAGGTAGGAGAGGGCGGCTTCGGCGAGGATGGCAATCGCGAAGCGGATGGTGATCTGCACGATCAGCACGGCCGAAATGTTGGGCAGCACATGCTGCATGGTGATGGCGAACGAACCCTTGCCGCACGCGCGCGCCGCCGCCACGTATTCGCGCGACCAGATGGCGTTGGCCGATGCGCGCGTGATGCGCGCAAAGGTCGGAATGTTGTAGATGCCGATTGCGATGATCGCGTTGACGATGCCGGCGCCGAACACGGCCGTCATCATGATGGCCGACAGAATGGCCGGGAAGGCAAGCGAGAAATCGGTGAGCCGCATAATGGCTTCCTCGACCCAGCCGCGCCGCGCCGCGGCCATAAGGCCCAGCGCCGTGCCGACGACAAGGCCGATGCCCACCGCAATCATGCCCACCAGGATGGACGCTCGCGCGCCCACCAGCAGCAGCGAGGCCACGTCGCGTCCGTAGGTGTCGGTGCCCAGCCAGTGCGCGCCCGAGGGCGGCTTGAGCTTGTTGGGCATGTCCATCTCGTAGGGCGACCACGGCGTCCACACCAGCGAGACGAAGGCGGCCAGCAGCAGGAGCAGCGTGAGAACGCCGCCAAGCACGAAGCTGCGGTGCCGCAGTGCGCGGCGCCAGAAGCCGGGCACCTTGAGCGCTGCTGCGCTCGGAACAGTCGTCGCGCTCATATGTCGCTCGCCTTGATGCGCGGGTCGATCACGGCGTAGAGCACGTCGACCACGAAATTCACGATGACCACCAGGGCGGCAAGCAGCATCACGCAGTTGCGCACGACGATCAGGTCGCGGTTGCCGATGGCTTCGAAGATCAGCCGGCCGAGGCCGGGCAGGTAGAACACCTTTTCGATCACGATGGTGCCGGCCAGCAGCTCGGAAAACTGCATGCCCATGACCGTGACCACCGGGATCATCGCGTTGCGCAGCACGTGGGTCCAGAGCACCGCGCGCTGCGAAACGCCCTTGGCGCGCGCAGTGCGAACGAAGTCTTCGCGCATCACTTCGAGCACCGCCGAACGCGTGATGCGCGCAAGGATGGCCGCCTGCACCACGGCAAGCGACAAGGCCGGCAGCAGCAGCGACTTGATGCCCGCGAAGACACCTTCGCCCCAGCCCTCGAAGCCGCCGGCCGAGAACCACTGCAGCTGAACGGAAAACACCAGGATCAGCAGGATCGCGAACCAGAAATTGGGAATGGCAATGCCCACCTGCGTGAGGCCCATCAGGCCCACGTCGCCGAGCTTGTTGTGGCGCGCTGCCGCGGTGACGCCCACAAGCAATGCGAGCACCGTCGTCAGCGCCATCGCCAGCAGTGCGAGAGGCACGGTGAGCGCGAGCCGTTCCAGGATGAGGTCGAGCACCGGGGTGCTGTAGGCGTAGCTGTCGCCCAGGTTGCCCGTCAGGAGGCCCGCAATCCACTGCCAGTAGCGCGTCCAGGCGGGCTGGTCGAGGCCGAGCTTGGCAGCAAGGGCAGCGACCGCATCAGGTGCGGCGTCGGGGCCCATGAGCAACTGCGCGGCGTTGCCGGGCAATATCTCGAGGACGAGAAACACTATGACCGAGGCGCCGATCAGCGTGGCGATCAGCGTGGCGAGGCGCTTGAGAATAAACAGGCTCATGGGGCGGGGCGCAGCATAACCCGACTCCTGCAACAAGCGTGCCTTGTTCGCGATAATCGGGTATGGCCCTCATGATCACCGACGAATGCATCAACTGCGATGTCTGCGAGCCCGAGTGCCCGAACGACGCGATCTACATGGGCGCCGAGTTCTACGAGATCGACCCGCGCAAGTGCACCGAATGCGTGGGCCATTTCGACGAGCCGCAGTGCGTGCAGGTGTGCCCGGTTGCGTGCATTCCCATCAACCCGGAGCACGTGGAAACCCGCGAGACGCTGTGGCAGAAGTTCGAGCGGCTTGCCGCGGCCAAGGCGGCAGCCGCGGCTGTGGAGCCTCGGCCGCCTGTGCCTTCAGCCGGCGTCTGAGCCGGACGACGGCTTTCGCTTTTTCTTGCCGCCCGCGCCGCCCGGCGACGAGGCTGGTTTTCCTCCCGTTGCCCCGCTGAAGCGCGTGCTCGACTTGTGCGGTTCCGAGGCGAGTTTTCGGGCGCGTGCCTGCGCGAGTTGCTCGGAAGACGCGAGCTTTCGCTCGGCGACGGCGGCCTGCCGGGCCTCGTGGGCGGAGCGGCGGTCGCGCTCGTAGGCTTCTTTTTCCTGGGACAGGCGAATGCGCTCGAGCTGATCGGCGCGGACCTCGGCCTTTTGCGTTCCGGCTTCCGAAGCACGGCGGTCCGCATCGGAGCGCAAGTCGTCGACTTTCACCGGTTTTCCGCCTTCGCAGGGGCGGTCGGTGTAGGTGTTGCCGCAGCGGTAGGTTTCGGACCTTCCTTGTGCCGCAGCGGGTAGCCAGAGAACGCCTGACGCTATTAAAAATATAGCTGCGCCGGTTTTCCCGGTCTGGATTGCGCTTCTGCTTCTTCTCATTTTATTTCTCTCCCTTTTCTCTATCCCGCTCTCGTTGCCGGCTAGGTGGCGGCGGGCGTGCCTCCGTCGCCGGGCTCTCGCCGCGGCGGTTTGGGCCGGGGCGGTTTGCTCGTGTGAATGATCAAGGTGGCCTTTTCCATCTCGCCCGCCACCAGGGCAGGGGCCGCATGCAGTGTGCGGACGATGGCGTCCTCGATGGCTTCGCGCTGTTCCTTCAGCGGCTTCTTGAGCACCCAGTTGATCACCTCCGACTTCACGCCGGGGTGTCCTATACCCAGGCGCAGGCGCCAGTAGTCACCCGTGCCCAGTTGTGCATGGATGTCGCGCAGGCCGTTATGGCCGGCATGGCTGCCGCCGAACTTGAGCTTGGCCTGGCCCGGCACCACGTCGAGCTCGTCGTGCACCACAAGGATTTCTTCGGGCGCAATCTTGAAGAAGCGCGCGAGCGCGCCCACCGATTTGCCCGACAGGTTCATGAAGGTTTGCGGCTCGAGCAGCCACACGCTCTGCCCGCCGATGTTCGCGCGCGCCGCAAGGCCGTGGTAGCTGCGCTCGGGCACCAGGTTGAGCTTCCAGTCGCGTGCGAGTGCGTCGATCCACCAGAAGCCCGCGTTGTGCCGGGTGGCTTCGTATTCAGGCCCGGGATTACCGAGGCCGACAAACAGCTTGATCATGAGGGAATTATCTCGCCGCCCCAAAAGCAAAAGGCCCGCACGAAGCGGGCCTTTTGCAGGGTGCCGGAAGAATTACTTCTTCGCGGCGGGCTTTGCCGTCTTGGCGGCAGGCTTGCCACCGGCGGCGGCGGCGCCTTCGGCGGGTGCTGCGCCTTCAGCGGCAGGTGCCGGCTCTTCGGCGACCAGCGGCGGCACGGCCGACACGATGACCGGGTTCAGCTTGCCGTGGCTCACGAACTTCACGCCCTTGGGCAGCTTGATGTCGCTCACGTGCAGCGTGGCGTTCTTCTTGAGGCTGGAGAGATCGACCTCGATGAACTCGGGCAGGTCGCTCGGCAGGCAGCTCACTTCGAGCTCGTTCATCACGTGCGTGACCAGGTTGTGGTCGAGCTTGACGGCGTCGGACTCTTCTTCACCCTTGAAGTGAAGCGGCACCTTCATGTGCAGTCGGGTCTTGGCATCGACGCGCTGGAAGTCGATGTGTTGCACCAGCTGGCGGAACGGGTGGTACTGCACGTCGCGCAGCAGCACTTTGCTGGTGGCGCCGCCGAGTTCCATTTCGAGGATCGAGGCGTGGAAGGCTTCCTTCTTGAGGGCGTGCCACAACGCGTTGTGATCGAGCTCGATCAGCTGGGGCTTGCCTTCACCACCATAGACGATACCGGGCGTCTTTCCCGAGATGCGGAGACGGCGGCTCGCACCCGTGCCCTGCTTGGCGCGCTCAAAAGCGACGAATTTCATAACAACTCCTGTGAGAGTCCACCGCGACCAGTGCGACTCCGGTTCAACAAGGGCGCCGTTCCGGAAAAAGGAAGTGGCGCCCGCTTTTTGCTCAGAACAGGTTGTCCTGGTCCGAGAACAAACTCATGACCGACTCGCCCTTGGCAATGCGCTGGATCGTTTCGGCGATCAGCGGTGCCACGGAGAGTTGGCGGATCTTTCCGCAGGCCAAGGCGCCGTCGGAAAGAGGAATGGTGTTGGTCACGACCACTTCGTCGAGGGCGGAGTGGGTGATGCGCTCGATGGCCGGACCCGAGAAGATCGGGTGCGTGCAATACGCATAGACGCTTTTTGCGCCACGCTCCTTGAGCACTTCGGCCGCTTTGACCAGCGTGCCGGCCGTGTCGATCATGTCGTCCATGATCACGCAGTTGCGGCCGTCGATTTCGCCGATCACGTTCATGACCTCGCTCACGTTGGCCTTTGGGCGGCGCTTGTCGATGATGGCGAGGTCGCAGTTCAGCTGCTTGGCCAGCGCTCGTGCGCGCACCACGCCGCCGACGTCGGGCGACACGACGATCAGGTCTTCGTAGTTCCGCTGGCGCAGGTCGCCCAGCAGCACCGGCGACGCATAGATGTTGTCGACCGGAATGTCGAAGAAGCCCTGGATCTGGTCGGCGTGCAGATCCATGGTGAGCACGCGCTCGACGCCCACGGTTTCCAGCAGGTTGGCCACCACCTTGGCCGAGATCGGCACCCGGCTGGAGCGCGGGCGGCGGTCCTGGCGGGCATAGCCGTAGTAGGGAATCACCGCGCTGATCCGCTCGGCCGAGGCGCGTTTGAGCGCGTCGACCATGATGAGCAGTTCCATCAGGTTTTCGTTGGTCGGTGCGCAGGTGGACTGCACCACGAACACATCGCGCGCCCGGACGTTCTGGTTGATCTCGACGGTGACTTCGCCGTCGGAGAAGCGTCCCACGCGCGCGGCACCCAGCGAGGTACCGAGGTTTTGCGCGATTTCTGCGGCCAGGCCAGGATTGGCATTGCCGGTGAAAACCATGAAATCAGGGTGATTAGCCTGCATGAGCGCGTCCCGGCAGTCGAATGGCTTTTAGGAAGCCGCCAAAGAGTTTGAGTCGTGGTGGCGGCTTGGAGGCCGCCGATTATTGCAGCGGGTAGGCTGCAAAAGAAGCACTGCGGCCCGTGGGCCGCAGTCTGAAAGCGCTGCGGCGGTTAGACCGCAGCCTGAAGAGATTTGGCAGGGGAGAAAGGATTCGAACCTTTGCATGCTGGAATCAAAATCCAGTGCCTTAACCAACTTGGCGACTCCCCTACACGGGTCGATGGTTTTCACCACAAACCGATATATGTCGCATCGGACCCATCACGATCCGATTATCTTCAGGTCGCCCATCCCCAAAGTGGATGAACGGCCAGGTTGCTGCATTGACGAACCTGCCAGCCCGCGGGGGCTTCGGCCAGTTCCGCTTCTTGCGGCCCTTGCGGCAATTTCGCGAATACCGAACTTCCGGAGCCGGTCATCCGGGCTTTCAATCCTTGGGCGCCGAGCCATTCGATGGCTTCGGTGACTGCGGGGCAAAGCCGTTGGGCAACCGGCTGCAGGTCGTTGTGGCCGAAGTCGAAAACCTTGAAAGCACTGCTTTCGTGGTTTGGAGCTTCAAGCTGTTCGCTATCTGCAGCAAAGCCCGAGATTATAGCAACAGGAGTGGCGCGTTGAAGGTCCGGCGCAGAAAAAATTAAGCGCGTGTCGAGCCCTTCGGGTGGCTTGGCCACTACGAAACCTGCCGCAGGGATATTCACAGGTGTGATTTTCTCGCCGATTCCCTCGACCCAGGCATTTCGGCCCCCCAGGAAAAACGGGACATCGGCACTCAATTTCACGCCGATTTCGGCCAGGCGTGCCAGCGGCAGGTTCAGGTTCCAGAGCCGGTTGAGTGCCAACAGGCACGTTGCGGCGTCCGAAGAGCCCCCGCCCATGCCCGCCTGCGCCGGAACCTGCTTGGCTACGCCGATATGGGCGCCCTGGCCGGGGCTGGCATGCACCTGCAGCGCCCGCGCCGCACGCAGCACCAGGTCGTCGGGCGGCAATTCGGTCGTCAGGTCTTCGCGGCTGAGTTGCCCGTCGCGCCGCAGCTCGACGTGCAGCGTGTCGCACCAGTCGATCAGCATGAAAACCGACTGCAGCAGGTGGTATCCGTCTTCGCGCCGGCCGGTGATGTGCAGGAAGAGGT
Proteins encoded in this region:
- a CDS encoding amidase; protein product: MSADVSSSSSALNDLSAQELSAAYRDKRLSPVEVTQAVIAHIERWEPKLQATWLFRPEAALEQARASEARWQRGESLGPLDGVPATIKENIATRGDPMPAGTAAVDLKPATADAPPAARLKEAGAVIVSKTTMPDYGMLSSGLSSFHKLARNPWDLSKTPGGSSAGAGAAAAAGYGPLHIGTDIGGSLRLPASWCGIFTLKPSLGRIPIDPPYMGRAAGPMTRSVADAALMMQVLSKPDARDSMSLPPQDIDWASFDVAPDHLRGLRIGLLLDAGCGLAVEPEIEAAVERAARLFEKAGAIVETMQPFMSQAMLDGMDHLWRMRSLVDMKALRADQRAKVLPYIREWAESAAEFSGEHVFRGFSQFHATRVAAVQACARFDYVISPVSPNMPAAAEAPSPTNDPLRPLEHIGFTVPFNMSEQPASSVNCGYSAGGLPIGLQIAGKRFDDLGVLRVSRAFEQIREPQRAWPVLP
- a CDS encoding ABC transporter substrate-binding protein produces the protein MLNRRTLLATAGATVALATPVTGMAQGRKDAIVIGMALEPPGLDPTAGAAAAIGEVVHYNILETLTKINADGNVTPLLAESWEVSPDLKTYTFKLKRGVKYQNGEPFNANTVKFAFDRAGGEKSTNKDKRTFANLSTQVVDDYTVVIINKEIDPDLPFVLGQATAAIVEPKSADTNATKPVGTGPYKLDNWAKGSSITLSKWDGFRSPGTAKINKVTFRFIADAAAQAASLLAGDVDVFTRIGTRVVPQFKSNPQFQTILAGSRAKTILSINNKKKPLDDVRVRRAILSAIDRKAVIEGAADGFGVPIGSHYVPGAAGYVDTTAVNPFDIEKAKKLLAEAGVKTPLELTMTLPPPPYARQGGEVIVAQLAKIGITVKVQNVEWAQWLSGTYGNKDYDLSIVSHVEPFDLGNYAKADYYWGYQSKAFNTLFDKIKSTGNAAERNKLLGEAQKMLAADAANGFLYQPQFPTIAKKNVKGLWKENPIFVNDLSALSWG
- a CDS encoding ATP-binding cassette domain-containing protein, yielding MSQPISTAPLLEVTDLVRHYALPREKLFGPPPLVKALNGVSFKVEAGRSLGIVGESGSGKSTIARLVMALDAPTSGSVRMLGRDLHQLPRSELRTARRDFQMVFQDPYGSLDPRQTVARIVAEPLEALAETSRAVQRERASEALAAVGLRTTDMDKYPHEFSGGQRQRIAIARALITRPKLIVADEPVSALDVSVQAQVLNLMQDLQQQFGISYLLISHDLAVVNHLCDEVCVVWKGKIVEQGPPGELFSNAQHPYTRTLLDAVPRTPAGGTLLAA
- a CDS encoding ABC transporter ATP-binding protein; the protein is MPLLEVKDLHVELQTQRGPAEAVRGIGFTLERGETLGIVGESGCGKSITVQSLMGLLPATAKVTGSIRFDGTELVGLGEKAMCKIRGNRIGMIFQEPMTALNPVHTIARQVGEPLRLHRGLTGADARKEVLALLERVGIPDAASRLDAYPHQFSGGQRQRIGIAMALACGPDLLIADEPTTALDVTIQKQILELIQGLVAERGMALILISHDLGVIAQSVSKMLVMYGGSVVESGPTDTVFAERAHPYTQGLFAARPALGAPRGIRLATIRGSVPELIDLPQGCPFAGRCKYTVDACHATRPPPTMLPHDHAVRCIRLEEIAAEGALAS
- a CDS encoding ABC transporter permease, with translation MSATTVPSAAALKVPGFWRRALRHRSFVLGGVLTLLLLLAAFVSLVWTPWSPYEMDMPNKLKPPSGAHWLGTDTYGRDVASLLLVGARASILVGMIAVGIGLVVGTALGLMAAARRGWVEEAIMRLTDFSLAFPAILSAIMMTAVFGAGIVNAIIAIGIYNIPTFARITRASANAIWSREYVAAARACGKGSFAITMQHVLPNISAVLIVQITIRFAIAILAEAALSYLGLGTQPPQASWGRMLNEAQTMMFQSPLLAVFPGMAIALAVLGLNLLGDGLRDLLDPRLARAR
- a CDS encoding ABC transporter permease codes for the protein MSLFILKRLATLIATLIGASVIVFLVLEILPGNAAQLLMGPDAAPDAVAALAAKLGLDQPAWTRYWQWIAGLLTGNLGDSYAYSTPVLDLILERLALTVPLALLAMALTTVLALLVGVTAAARHNKLGDVGLMGLTQVGIAIPNFWFAILLILVFSVQLQWFSAGGFEGWGEGVFAGIKSLLLPALSLAVVQAAILARITRSAVLEVMREDFVRTARAKGVSQRAVLWTHVLRNAMIPVVTVMGMQFSELLAGTIVIEKVFYLPGLGRLIFEAIGNRDLIVVRNCVMLLAALVVIVNFVVDVLYAVIDPRIKASDI
- a CDS encoding YfhL family 4Fe-4S dicluster ferredoxin, which translates into the protein MALMITDECINCDVCEPECPNDAIYMGAEFYEIDPRKCTECVGHFDEPQCVQVCPVACIPINPEHVETRETLWQKFERLAAAKAAAAAVEPRPPVPSAGV
- the pth gene encoding aminoacyl-tRNA hydrolase, with amino-acid sequence MIKLFVGLGNPGPEYEATRHNAGFWWIDALARDWKLNLVPERSYHGLAARANIGGQSVWLLEPQTFMNLSGKSVGALARFFKIAPEEILVVHDELDVVPGQAKLKFGGSHAGHNGLRDIHAQLGTGDYWRLRLGIGHPGVKSEVINWVLKKPLKEQREAIEDAIVRTLHAAPALVAGEMEKATLIIHTSKPPRPKPPRREPGDGGTPAAT
- a CDS encoding 50S ribosomal protein L25/general stress protein Ctc; its protein translation is MKFVAFERAKQGTGASRRLRISGKTPGIVYGGEGKPQLIELDHNALWHALKKEAFHASILEMELGGATSKVLLRDVQYHPFRQLVQHIDFQRVDAKTRLHMKVPLHFKGEEESDAVKLDHNLVTHVMNELEVSCLPSDLPEFIEVDLSSLKKNATLHVSDIKLPKGVKFVSHGKLNPVIVSAVPPLVAEEPAPAAEGAAPAEGAAAAGGKPAAKTAKPAAKK
- a CDS encoding ribose-phosphate pyrophosphokinase — encoded protein: MQANHPDFMVFTGNANPGLAAEIAQNLGTSLGAARVGRFSDGEVTVEINQNVRARDVFVVQSTCAPTNENLMELLIMVDALKRASAERISAVIPYYGYARQDRRPRSSRVPISAKVVANLLETVGVERVLTMDLHADQIQGFFDIPVDNIYASPVLLGDLRQRNYEDLIVVSPDVGGVVRARALAKQLNCDLAIIDKRRPKANVSEVMNVIGEIDGRNCVIMDDMIDTAGTLVKAAEVLKERGAKSVYAYCTHPIFSGPAIERITHSALDEVVVTNTIPLSDGALACGKIRQLSVAPLIAETIQRIAKGESVMSLFSDQDNLF
- the ispE gene encoding 4-(cytidine 5'-diphospho)-2-C-methyl-D-erythritol kinase, with amino-acid sequence MKAIYDLPAPAKLNLFLHITGRREDGYHLLQSVFMLIDWCDTLHVELRRDGQLSREDLTTELPPDDLVLRAARALQVHASPGQGAHIGVAKQVPAQAGMGGGSSDAATCLLALNRLWNLNLPLARLAEIGVKLSADVPFFLGGRNAWVEGIGEKITPVNIPAAGFVVAKPPEGLDTRLIFSAPDLQRATPVAIISGFAADSEQLEAPNHESSAFKVFDFGHNDLQPVAQRLCPAVTEAIEWLGAQGLKARMTGSGSSVFAKLPQGPQEAELAEAPAGWQVRQCSNLAVHPLWGWAT